One Heteronotia binoei isolate CCM8104 ecotype False Entrance Well chromosome 10, APGP_CSIRO_Hbin_v1, whole genome shotgun sequence genomic region harbors:
- the HIGD1A gene encoding LOW QUALITY PROTEIN: HIG1 domain family member 1A, mitochondrial (The sequence of the model RefSeq protein was modified relative to this genomic sequence to represent the inferred CDS: deleted 1 base in 1 codon), with product MTSNVTEPVLPTYEAEETQTSKLMKKSRESPFVPIGIAGFTAVVAYGLYKLKHRGDTKMSLHLIHMRVAAQGFVVGAMTCGVIYSMYREYLAKPKP from the exons ATGACGTCCAACGTGACAGAACCCGTTCTGCCCACCTACGAGGCAGAAGAGACCCAGACCTCGAAATTGATGAAAAAATCTCGGGAGTCACCATTTGTCCCAATCG GCATTGCAGGTTTCACGGCTGTGGTGGCGTACGGGCTGTACAAGCTGAAGCACAGAGGAGACACCAAGATGTCGCTCCATCTGATACATATGCGT GTGGCAGCGCAGGGCTTCGTCGTGGGAGCAATGACCTGTG GTGTGATTTACTCGATGTATCGGGAATATTTAGCCAAACCCAAGCCCTAA